A stretch of the Uranotaenia lowii strain MFRU-FL chromosome 3, ASM2978415v1, whole genome shotgun sequence genome encodes the following:
- the LOC129753855 gene encoding uncharacterized protein LOC129753855, whose translation MSSTIEKNEYPKASNALVLGAILSYVASIFLMMSFCSPYWIVSYDESFSSFKNMGLWEYCFKDFSYPYYQFPKLFNGCHHIFSEEYYVIREYLLPAWLMIVQGLVTLSFIFTFGCLIIMACELVRWPLKLVLRYEWLLTSISFVGIATSSFFMFLAVAIFGGNAYRRDWLMYPKFNVLSWSYALAVVAFMILGLASLLLYKEAKKSYELRREAKNLVMQMQMQEPGYHPSHHTSRSLHSGGYI comes from the exons ATGTCCTCCACGATCGAGAAAAACGAGTATCCCAAGGCATCAA ATGCCTTGGTACTCGGCGCGATCCTGTCCTATGTGGCCTCGATATTTTTGATGATGAGCTTTTGCTCCCCATACTGGATAGTATCGTATGACGAATCGTTCAGCAGCTTCAAAAATATGGGTCTTTGGGAGTACTGTTTTAAGGATTTTAGCTATCCGTATTACCAATTTCCCAAACTTTTCAACGGTTGCCATCATATTTTTAGTGAG GAATACTACGTGATTCGTGAATATTTGCTTCCGGCTTGGCTAATGATTGTCCAAGGTCTTGTAACACTTTCGTTTATCTTCACCTTTGGATGTTTAATTATTATGGCCTGTGAGTTGGTGCGTTGGCCCCTGAAGCTGGTGCTGCGCTACGAATGGCTGCTGACTTCTATTTCGTTCGTGGGAATCGCTACTTCGT CCTTCTTCATGTTCCTGGCGGTGGCCATTTTCGGAGGCAATGCGTACCGGCGGGATTGGCTCATGTACCCCAAGTTCAATGTGCTATCATGGTCCTACGCTCTGGCCGTCGTAGCTTTCATGATCCTGGGCCTTGCTTCGCTGCTGCTCTACAAGGAAGCTAAAAAGTCCTACGAACTGCGCCGCGAAGCCAAGAATTTGGTCATGCAGATGCAAATGCAGGAACCTGGCTATCATCCATCGCACCACACCAGCCGAAGTCTACACAGCGGAGGTTATATCTAA
- the LOC129754129 gene encoding uncharacterized protein LOC129754129: MGASTKTGKFAVGFTALAFLFILIAFVSPYWLQTDGKLDRPKFTNLGLWELCLYDFQDIHRFYDTRFNGCMWIFEEEYYILHDYILPGFFIAVQFFFTLCFTLLLMGVIMTLIYLGCSRDNDRYIMLLLTNGTTMVVGAICGFIAILTFGCYGDSRDWMPNWEHNGMGWAFALGVIGVFALFPAGILFIVEARRATYRRLNNIANAEMAAYTMDERKYHGGHTDI; this comes from the exons ATGGGAGCTAGCACCAAAACTGGCAAGTTTGCCGTAGGATTTACGGCCTTAGCCTTTCTGTTTATCCTGATAGCGTTCGTGTCCCCGTATTGGCTGCAAACCGATGGGAAGCTGGATCGACCCAAATTTACAAATCTCG GACTATGGGAGCTGTGCCTCTACGATTTCCAGGACATCCACCGGTTTTACGATACCCGGTTCAATGGATGCATGTGGATTTTCGAGGAGGAATATTACATCCTGCATGACTACATACTGCCCGGATTCTTTATTGCGGTTCAATTCTTTTTCACGCTTTGCTTCACCCTGCTACTCATGGGCGTCATCATGACCCTGATATACCTTGGATGTTCCCGGGACAACGATCGCTACATAATGCTGTTGCTAACAAATGGGACGACCATGGTAGTAGGAGCGATTTGTGGCTTCAtagctattttgacatttggCTGCTATGGTGATAGTCGCGATTGGATGCCCAACTGGGAACACAACGGAATGGGATGGGCCTTCGCGTTGGGTGTCATCGGAGTGTTTGCCCTGTTTCCGGCCGGTATTCTGTTTATTGTGGAAGCGCGGAGAGCAACCTATCGACGTCTGAACAACATAGCTAATGCCGAAATGGCCGCCTATACCATGGACGAACGAAAATATCATGGTGGACACACCGATATCTAA